The following proteins are co-located in the Mus pahari chromosome 14, PAHARI_EIJ_v1.1, whole genome shotgun sequence genome:
- the Cenpx gene encoding centromere protein X encodes MEENGGFRKELVSRLLHLHFRDCKTKVSGDALQLMAEFLRIFVLEAAVRGVLQAQAEDLDVVEVDQLEKVLPQLLLDF; translated from the exons ATGGAGGAAAACGGTGGCTTCCGGAAG GAACTGGTGAGCAGACTACTCCATTTGCACTTCAGGGATTGCAAGACTAAAG tCAGCGGGGATGCCCTGCAGCTCATGGCGGAGTTCCTGAGGATCTTCGTACTAG AGGCTGCTGTCCGAGGGGTCTTGCAGGCCCAGGCAGAGGACCTGGATGTTGTGGAAGTGGATCAGCTGGAGAAAGTGCTCCCTCAGCTG CTCCTGGACTTCTAG